The sequence TCCTCGCCGAACTGGGAGAACACGCGGAACTCGATGTCGTCGAGCCGGTCGGGGCGTCCGGGGACGGTGCCGGCGAGCACGTGGGTCTCGAGGCGCCCGATCGCCAGTCGCAGCTCGTCGTGCTGGGCCCGCAGGCGTTGCAGGACCTGACGGGCGATGGGGGCCGAGGCCACCCGGCGCAGGGAGCGGTACGCGAGGGGTGACGGCACGAAACGACCTCCACGGGGAACGGGGCGACGCGCAGACGTTAGCCTATCGAGGTCGATGGGGAGGCGCGGCTGCGCGCAGCGGAACGAGGTCTGAGATGGCGGAGACGAGTCGTCGCGCGGCCCGTGGCCGCATGGGACTCGTCACCGTCGACCAGGTCCTCTCCAGTGCCTCGAACCTCCTGGTGCTGCTCTGGACCGCCCACGCGCTGGCGCCGATCGACTTCGGTCGCTTCAGCCTGGTCTTCCTGATCTACTCCTTCGCCCAGGGCGCCGTGGTGCGCTCACTGGTGTCGTGGACGGTGATGGCGCACCCCGAGGACGCCCGACAGCGTCCCCGGGCGGTGCTCGGTACGGCGGTCGTGCTCTCGCTCGCCGCCGGCCTCCTCTGCCTCGCCGCCGGCGCCGCACTGGTGCCCCTGGACAACCCGGTCGCGGTGCCGCTGCTCGTCGTGGGTGCGGTGCTGCCGCTGCTCTCGGTCCAGGACGTCGGCCGCTACCTCGCCTTCGCCCAGGGACGTCCCAGCCGGGCGATCGTGCTCGACACGCTCTGGCTGCTGCTCGTCGTGGCCGCCTTCGGCGCCCTGGCGTGGTCCGGCACCGTCTCGCTGACCGGGATCGTCCTCGCCTGGGGCGTCGCGGGGGCCGTCGCTGGCCTGTGGGTGTTCGTGCAGCACGGCGTACCCCGCCGACGCGAGGTGACGCTGACCTGGCTGCGCGGGCGCTGGCACTTCTCGTGGCGCTCGCTGGTCGCGGCCAGCTCCTCGGCCACCGTCGCGTTGGTCGGCGCGCTGCTGGTCGCCCTGATCAGTGGCCCGCTGGCGGTCGCCGCCGTGCGCGCCGCGCTGCTCCTGGAACGACCGAGCACGACCGTGCAGACCGCCGTCGCGACCTCGGCCGGTGCCGACATCGCCCGCGAACGCTCCGACAACGCCGGCCTGCTGGCACACCAGCGTCGGGCGCTGCTGGTGGCGCTGGCGGTCGCCGCGGTGAACTTCGCGGTGCTGATGGTGCTGCCCGACGCCGTGGGCCGCCTCGTGCTGGGCAACGTGTGGGACCTGGTCGAGCCACTGCTGCTGGTGGTCAGCCTGCGCGTGCTCGCGATGGCGGCCCAGAGCGGCGTACGCGCCGCGCTGATGGGGCGCCGGCAGATCGGCGTGGTCATGGTGCTCGACATCGTGGGGACCGCGCTGTCCATCGTCGGCCTCGTCGTCGGTGCGGCACTCGGCGACGGCGAGGGCGCGCTGTGGGGCGCGCTGGTCGGCCTGTCGCTGACCGTCGTCGGGTGGTGGGCCGCCCTGGTCCGCCACCTCCGCGAGGGCGACACCTATCCCACCGACGTCCTCGACGCCGACGAGAGCGATCCCGAGGCGGATCCGCAGCGCCTATCCTGACGCCGTGCTGCTGCGCCTGCTCCGTCCCTTCCTCCACGTCCTCGGGCGCTGGCCGCTCGTCGTGCGCCAACGGCTGCGTTGGGCCCGCGACGAGGTGGAGGTGGCGCCGGGCAGCTTCGTCGCCCGAGGCGCGGTCCTCGGGCACCGGGTGCGCATCAACCGGCCCTCGTTCGTCGACCCGTGCGAGATCGGTCCCTACACCGTCACCGGCGCGTTCGTGGTGCGCTGCGCGAATCATCACACCGAGTTCCTCAACCTGCAGGAGGGCGTGCAGCGGCGCGTCATCGGCGCCCGCTCCGTGCTGGCGCCGCCGACCCGCGGCGTGCGGATCGGCGCCGCCTGCTGGATCGGCGACAACGTCACGATCCTCGACGGCGTCCAGGTCGGCGACGGTGCCGTCATCGGCGCCGGCTCGGTCGTCACCCGGTCGGTGCCGGCGTACGCCGTCGCCGTCGGCAACCCCGCCCGGGTGGTGCGCAGCCGCTACCCGGACGAGGTCGTGGACCTGCTGTCCTCACTGGACTGGTGGACGTGGAGCGACGAGCAGCTGCGCGCCAACGCCGACCTCTTCGAGCTCGACCTGACCACGGTCGATCCCGCCGACCTGCGCCGGCGCATCGACCGCCTGGGCTGAGTCAGGACGCGCCGGCCGCGCGCCGTGCCGGGGCGTCGGCGCGGTGGATCCGGTCACGGCCGTCGCCCTTGGCGGCGTACAGCGCACGGTCGGCGGCCACCAGGCCGTCGTCCGCGGATCCGCCGGCCGGCACCTCGCAGTAGCCGATCGAACAGGTGAGCTCGCCGGGGGCGGTGACCCGGAGCCGGTCCAGCACGGCAGCGGCCTGGTCGGCGTCGGTGTCGCGCAGGGCGATCGCGAACTCCTCGCCGCCCCACCGTGCGATCGCGTCGACGCCGCGCAGTGACTCCTGCGCCCGTGCCGCGAAGTGCGCCAACGCGTCGTCGCCCCGGTTGTGCCCGTGGGTGTCGTTGAACCGCTTGAAGTGGTCCAGGTCGACCAGTGCCACGGTGAAGGGCTGGCGCGAGCGCTGCGAGTGCGCCCGCAGCACCGCCACCTGCTGCTCCCAGCCGCGCCGGTTGAGCAGCCCCGTCAACGGGTCGGTGACGGTCGCCTCCTCCAGCTGGGTGCGCATGTCCTCGGCCATCAGTGCGGAGGCGAGCTCGGCGGCGACCATCGTGACCGCCTGCCGCTCGACCTCGGTCACCAGGGTCTCGGACTCGTCCCAGATCACCACCATGACGGCGAGGACCTCGCCCTCGGCGACGACCGGCTCCCACATGACGCTCCCGGCGGAGGTCAGGTGCAGCAGTCGTTGGTTGACCGACGGGTCGCTCTGGGCGCCGGGGATGAACGTGCCCCGGGCGTTGGCGAAGACGCGGGTGGTCACCGCGGGCTCGTTCAGGTCGACAGTCGTGCCGAGCATGCTCTCGTCGCCGCAGGT comes from Nocardioides panacisoli and encodes:
- a CDS encoding DapH/DapD/GlmU-related protein, which gives rise to MLLRLLRPFLHVLGRWPLVVRQRLRWARDEVEVAPGSFVARGAVLGHRVRINRPSFVDPCEIGPYTVTGAFVVRCANHHTEFLNLQEGVQRRVIGARSVLAPPTRGVRIGAACWIGDNVTILDGVQVGDGAVIGAGSVVTRSVPAYAVAVGNPARVVRSRYPDEVVDLLSSLDWWTWSDEQLRANADLFELDLTTVDPADLRRRIDRLG